The sequence AGCGCCGCGGCGATCGTGGGCGGCGCCGCCGCGGCCAACGCCCTGCTCGGCGGTCCGCTGGACGCCCAGGCGCTCATCGACCTCGCCGCTGGTCTCGAAGGCCACCCGGACAACGTCGCCCCGGCCGTCCTCGGCGGCTTGGTCGCGTGCGTGACCACGGAGGCGGGAAAAATCCGGTGGACACGTCTCATACCCAAACGGCTGCGCGTGGTGATCGCGATCCCGGAGTTTGCGGTGTCGACGGCGGAGGCCCGGCGGCTCCTCCCGGAGACCGTCCCGTTCCGGGATGCCGTGTTCAACGTCACCCGCACGGCGCTGCTCGTGGCGTCGCTCGCCGAAGGACGGATGGACATGCTCGACGAGGCAACGCGCGACCGCCTGCACCAGCCCTACCGCGCGCGGCTCGTGCCCGGCCTGGATGCGGTCTTCGCGGCGGCCCGCGCATCCGG is a genomic window of bacterium containing:
- the thrB gene encoding homoserine kinase, with the translated sequence MIRVRVPATTANLGPGFDALGLALRLHNSVALEAAPEPRIEIEGEGAMALPRDPSHLAYRAALAVAGAQTGAAAPRAFHLRQHNRIPLARGLGSSAAAIVGGAAAANALLGGPLDAQALIDLAAGLEGHPDNVAPAVLGGLVACVTTEAGKIRWTRLIPKRLRVVIAIPEFAVSTAEARRLLPETVPFRDAVFNVTRTALLVASLAEGRMDMLDEATRDRLHQPYRARLVPGLDAVFAAARASGAHGVALSGSGPTVVAFGEAPGIGEAMRRAFESAGAECRVVDAEVDTEGTVVEGST